The following is a genomic window from Cyanobacteriota bacterium.
TATCGATGCTGAGGGCGATCGTACACCCCGCACAGGAGCGCTCTGCTGTGGCATCCGTCAATTCAAAAGCTTGCTCTAGCTTGAGGTCAGGTAAGCCCTCCATTTCCATAATTCGGCCAGAGAAGAGGTTTTTCTTGTTTTGCTTGGCAACGGTGAGCTTGCCCTGTTGGATGGCAACGTAGGGAATAGCGTTGACAATATCTCGGAGGGTCACTCCTGGTTGCAGGCTGCCCTTGAAACGCACCAATACCGACTCTGGCATGTCTAGGGGCATGACACCCAGAGCAGCAGCAAAGGCCACTAGTCCAGAGCCAGCGGGGAAGGAAATGCCCAGGGGGAAGCGAGTGTGGGAGTCGCCGCCAGTGCCGACAGTATCCGGCAGCAGCATTCGGTTCAACCAAGAGTGGATAATGCCGTCGCCAGGACGCAGGGATACACCACCCCTGGAGATAATAAAGTCAGGAAGTTCGTGGTGGGTTTTGATATCCACAGGTTTGGGATAGGCAGCGGTGTGGCAGAAGCTCTGCATCACCAGATCGGCACCAAAGCCCAGACAGGCCAGTTCCTTGAGTTCGTCGCGGGTCATGGGGCCGGTGGTATCTTGGGAGCCGACGGTAGTAATCACGGGTTCGCAGTAGGTGCCGGGACGTACACCGGGTAAGCCACAGGCAGCACCTACGATTTTCTGCGCTAAGGTAAAGCCTTTGCTACTGTCTGCGGGCAGTTGGGGACGGGTAAAGACCGGGCTAGGATCAAGCCCCAGAGCGGCCCGTGCCTTGTCAGTAAGGGTGCGCCCAATCAGCAAGGGTATGCGTCCGCCTGCCCGGACTTCATCGAGAATGGTGTCGGGTTTGAGGGTGAAGGTGGAAATTGTCTCACCAGCCGCATTGGTGATTATGCCCTGGTAGGGGTGGATGGTGATCACATCGCCAGTGTTCATCTGGGTTACGTCACATTCGATCGGCAGTGCGCCCGAATCTTCCATAGTGGTGAAGAAAATGGGAGCAATCTTGCCCCCTAAGACATAGCCACCGGAGCGCTTGTTGGGGACAAAGGGAATATCGTTGCCGATGTGCCACAGCACAGAGTTGGTAGCGGATTTGCGGGAAGACCCAGTGCCTACCACATCCCCCACATAGGCAATGGGATAGCCCTGCTGTTTCAGGTCAGCGATCGTCTGGAGTGCCCCTGGCATCCGGCTCTCTAACATGACCATGGCGTGTAGGGGAATGTCAGGGCGGGTGGTGGCGTGGGGCGCGGGGGAGAGGTCGTCGGTGTTGGTTTCGCCAGGAACTTTGAAGACAGTAACGGTGATCTGCTCTGGCAAGGGGGAACGATTGACAAACCAGTCGGCATTTGCCCAGGATTGCATTACCTGTTGGGCATAGGAATTGCCTTGGGCTGCCAGGTCTTGCACATCGTGAAAGGCATCGTAAACAAGGAGGGTCTTGCCTAGGGCGACAGCGGCAGTGGTAGCTAGCTCGGAGTCAGTACTATGCAGCAGATCGATGAGAGATCTAACGTTGTAGCCACCCACCATGGTGCCCAGCAGTTCTACAGCATCACGGGGAGTAATTAGGGGACTGGTGGCAGTGCCGTTGGCGATCGCCGTCAGGAATCCCGCCTTCACATAGGCTGCTTGGTCAACTCCGGGGGGAACACGATCGCGCAGTAGGCTCAGTAAAAATGCTTCTTCACCGGGGGGGGGCTGTTTCAGCAACTCGCATAGCTCAGCCGTCTGTTCAGCAGTCAAGGGCAAGGGAGGAATTCCCAAGGCGGCGCGCTCGGCAACATGGCTACGGTAGGCTTGCAACATCAACAGTCTCCCAACAAAACTCTAGACAAGTGTTACTGTACACCTAGTCTAGCCCCTGTCTTGTCACAGTAGTAACGTTTCTCTGACATAGTGCGCTGGGGCAGCACTGACTAGAACCTGCTAATGCCCCTTTAGACTCCTTTACAAGGACGATCCATTACGGAAAACGTACTAGAATCTCCAATGCGTAAGGGTTTTGCAAACCACTGCTCCTAGAGGTACCGAATTTAACTACCAAGCGTAGCAGCGATCGTATGGAATCCTTGCTCTAGAGGCTACACTTACAATTAATCAACTGACTTTCCTAAAAGGATATAGGGATGACTTCATCACCAGCCCGCCGTCCCAGTGCTCGCAAGCAAGCAGGCGCTCCACTGAGGCAACGACAGTCTCAGCAACCCCCAAAACGCAACTACGCTGTTAGACAACTAGTTGCCACCATTATCGTTGCTCTGATCGGCAGTGCTCTTGGGTTTTCGGCAGGCATTGTTGCAGCGGAAGTGTACCCCACCGATACAGCAGAGATTCCACCTTTGGAGCATTGGTTCCAGGTGCCAGCTAAGTTGACTGGACGGCTCAGACCCCCACAGCAACCAACCATTACCTTGCCTAGTGATAACCTGTTTGCCGATAGCAAAAG
Proteins encoded in this region:
- the acnB gene encoding bifunctional aconitate hydratase 2/2-methylisocitrate dehydratase, translated to MLQAYRSHVAERAALGIPPLPLTAEQTAELCELLKQPPPGEEAFLLSLLRDRVPPGVDQAAYVKAGFLTAIANGTATSPLITPRDAVELLGTMVGGYNVRSLIDLLHSTDSELATTAAVALGKTLLVYDAFHDVQDLAAQGNSYAQQVMQSWANADWFVNRSPLPEQITVTVFKVPGETNTDDLSPAPHATTRPDIPLHAMVMLESRMPGALQTIADLKQQGYPIAYVGDVVGTGSSRKSATNSVLWHIGNDIPFVPNKRSGGYVLGGKIAPIFFTTMEDSGALPIECDVTQMNTGDVITIHPYQGIITNAAGETISTFTLKPDTILDEVRAGGRIPLLIGRTLTDKARAALGLDPSPVFTRPQLPADSSKGFTLAQKIVGAACGLPGVRPGTYCEPVITTVGSQDTTGPMTRDELKELACLGFGADLVMQSFCHTAAYPKPVDIKTHHELPDFIISRGGVSLRPGDGIIHSWLNRMLLPDTVGTGGDSHTRFPLGISFPAGSGLVAFAAALGVMPLDMPESVLVRFKGSLQPGVTLRDIVNAIPYVAIQQGKLTVAKQNKKNLFSGRIMEMEGLPDLKLEQAFELTDATAERSCAGCTIALSIDTVAEYLRSNVALLKNMVARGYGDARTILRRVRKMEAWLANPSLMKADADAEYADILEVDLDQITEPLVAAPNDPDNIKLMSECAGDPIHEVFIGSCMTNIGHYRAAANVLEGEGRTKVRLWICPPTRMDEQMLREEGYYSIFAAAGARLEMPGCSLCMGNQARVEDGVTVFSTSTRNFNNRMGKDAKVYLGSAELAAVCALLGRIPTVEEYLDIAAKKINPFADNLYRYLNFDQIPGFEDEGRVLSKEQEAQLLASVG
- a CDS encoding OmpA family protein, translated to MTSSPARRPSARKQAGAPLRQRQSQQPPKRNYAVRQLVATIIVALIGSALGFSAGIVAAEVYPTDTAEIPPLEHWFQVPAKLTGRLRPPQQPTITLPSDNLFADSKSRLRAEGLLILNEVAEELAAYSTAKVMIAVHTDNVGEAVDDRQLSLMRARAVQLYL